A window of Pedococcus badiiscoriae genomic DNA:
GCGCTGGACGACGAGGCGTCGACGACGCTGATGGCCTCGATGACCCAGAGCCGGCTCGAGCGCGGCGACGTGCTGTTCCATGAGGGCGACCAGGGCGATCGGCTCTACGTCATCCGTGAGGGCAAGATCAAGCTCGGTCGCCGCAGCGCGGACGGCCGCGAGAACCTCGTCGCGATCCTCGGCCCGGGCGAGATGTTCGGCGAGCTGAGCCTGTTCGACCCCGGCCCGCGCACGATGACCGCGACCGCGGTGGCCGAGACCCAGCTGCTGGGGATCGGCAACGACGACCTGAACGGCCTGCTCGAGGGGCGCCCCGGCGTCGCGAAGGTGCTGCTCGCGGCACTGGCGCAGCGGCTGCGTCGCACCAACGAGAACCTCGCCGACCTGGTCTTCACCGACGTGCCGGGTCGCGTCGCCAAGGCACTGCTCGACCTGTCGGCCCGCTTCGGCCGCCCCGTCGAGGAGGGCGTGCTCGTCGCCCACGACCTCACCCAGGAGGAGCTCGCCCAGCTGGTCGGCGCCTCCCGCGAGACGGTCAACAAGGCGCTGGCCGACTTCGCCACCCGTGGCTGGCTGCGCCTCGAAGCCCGCGCCGTGCTGCTGCTCGACGTCGAGCGCCTGCAGCGTCGCGCCCGCTGACCCCGACGACTCGCCGGTGATCTCCGGCGTGTTGTCGGAGACTCAGCGACGGCGGGGTCAGGAGCGCGCGCTCAGGTAGTCCAGCTGGGCCGCCACCGACATCGCCGCGGCCGGCCAGACCTCGCGGGGCACGTCGGCATACACGCGCTCGACCACGGCCTGGACCACGTCGGGAGCCGCGGCCGCACCGTCAGCCAGCGCCTGCCGCACCTGCTCGAGCCTCTCGGCGCGGTGCAGGCGGTAGAAGGCCACCATGGCTGCTGCGTCCGGCACGACCGGCCCGTGTCCGGGCAGGATCGCGGTGACCTCACCGTCGCCGGTCAGGTGGGCGATGCGCTCCAACGACGCGAGGTATGCCGCCAGCTCACCATCGGGGTGCGCCACCACCGTGGTGCCGCGACCGAGGACGGTGTCGCCGGTGAGCAGCGCATGGTCGGCCGCCAGGGCGAAGGAGAGCGAGTCGGAGGTGTGACCGGGGGTCGCGACCACCCGCAGCTCGAGGCCGCCGGCCGTCACGACGTCCCCGTGGGCCAGGTCGTCGTGCCCGCGCCCGACCGCCCTGGTGGGAGCACCGCTCAGCTCGGCGAAGCGCCCCGCCCCCTCGGCGTGGTCGGCGTGGCCATGCGTGAGGATCGTCTGCGCCACCCGGGCACCGCGCGCGGACACGGCCCGCAGGACCGACTGCAGGTGGCCCTCGTCGAGCGGGCCCGGGTCGATCACGATGGCCTCGGTGCTGCCCGGCTCGAGCAGCACCCAGGTGTTGGTGCCGTCGAGCGTCATCGGGCTGGGGTTCGGGCACAGGACGCACAGAGCGCGGGCGGTGACCTGGCCGCCGTGCCAGTCTCCGAACGCCGCCGACGGCGCGGGTGCCTGGGCCGGGGTCATCGCGGGGTCATCGCGGGGGTCATCGCGGGGGTCATCTCGGTCATCGGGGGAGCTCCGCCACCATCACCAGGCCGTTGCCGGTGTCGACCAGCTCGGGCTGCACCGGAGCGACCACGGGACGTTCGGCGATGAAGGCCGCGGCAGACGTGGCTGCGGCGACCTCCTCGACGGCCACGACGGTGGGCGGGAGCATGAGCGCGGCGCCGTCCCGCCAGGCCGCCAGCAGGTCAGCCGGGCGCACCCAGTCGGCGAGATCCGCCTCGGTGGTGTCGTCGTCGGCCCGCTGGCCTTCGGGGACGGCCGCGCTGAAGAACCGGGTGTCATAGCGCCGCGCCTCGAACTCGGGGGTGATCCAGTGCGCGCGGTACCCGAGCAGGTCGGACCGCAGCAGCAGGTCGTGCTCGCGCAGCACCTCGGACAACGAGGCCTCGCGCTGGAGCAGTCGTCGTCGCCGCTCGTGCCAGTGCGCGCCACTGACATCCGCGATCACCTCGTCGGGCGTCGGTCCGGCCAGGAGGACCCCGGACTCCTCGAAGACCTCACGGACTGCAGCGGCGACGAGCTCGCGAGCCGTCTCCTCGTCGACCTCGAGCCGGGCGGCCCACTCGGCCGGCGTCGGGCCCGCCCAGGGCAGACCCGGGTCGGCGTCCCGCGGGTCGACCCCACCGCCCGGGAAGACCATCATCCGCGGGGCGAACTCCATGGTGGCGACCCGGCGCAGCATGAACACCTCGACGCCCGACTGCCCCTGCGAGGCCCAGTCCCGCACGAACATGACGGTGGCCGCCAGCTTGGGCTCGACCGGACCCGCCGGGTCGGGCGCACTCAGCCAGGAGTCGGCCCTGGCCCGCAGCGACGGGGAGTCGGCGACCGGGAACTCGCGCCTCACCATGGAGAGCACGGGCCTACTCGTCAGCGAGCGCGACGACGATCTCGACCTCGACCGGGGCATCCAGCGGGAGCACGGCGACCCCGACGGCAGACCGGGCGTGGATGCCTGCGTCGCCGAAGGCCTTGCCCATCAGCTCGCTGGCGCCGTTGATGACGCCGGGCTGACCCGTGAAGCCCGGGTCGGAGGCGACGAACCCGACCAGCTTGACCACCTGGGTCACCTTGTCGAGGTCGCCCACGATGCTCTTGACGGCAGCGATGGCGTTGAGCGCGCAGATCTCGGCGAGCTTCTTCGCGTCCTCCGGCGGGACGAGTCCGTGACCGTCGCCGACCTTGCCGGTCTGCACGAGGGCACCGGAGACCATGGGCAGCTGCCCGGAGGTGTAGATCCGGCGTCCGTCCTGGACGGCCGGGACGTAGGCGGCCACCGGCTTGGCGACCTCGGGCACGGTCAGGCCGAGCTCGGCCAGGCGATCTTCAACTGCACTCATCAGGCTTTCTCCCGCTTCAGGTAGGCGACCAGGCCATTGCCGTCAGGTCCGGTGAGGACCTGCACCAGCTCCCAGCCGTCCTCACCCCACTGGTCGAGGATCTGCTTGGTGGCGTGGACGATGAGGGGCACCGTCGCGTACTCCCACTTGTTCATGGGTCGCAGCCTAGCCACCGCTGGCAGGATGGCTCCCATGGCCAGCCACCGTGACCCGATCCAGGTGCTCGACGAGGTGGCCGCTCCCCCCACGCGCACCACGGACTACGGGGACGACCCGGCCCAGGTGTATGACGTGCGGCTGCCGCAGCGGGCCACCCGGAAGCTCACGGTGGTGGTCGTGCACGGCGGGTTCTGGCGACCCGAGTACGACCGGACCCACGCCAGCCGCCAGGCGCAGGCCTTCGCCGATGCCGGCTACCCCACCGCCTCCCTCGAGTACCGCCGCGCCGGGATGCCGGGTGGTGGCTGGCCGGGGACCGCCGACGACGTCGCGGCCGCCATCACCGCCGTGCGCCGCGACCCCGACCTCGGACACCCGCCGGTGCTGGTCGGCCACTCCGCCGGGGGCCAGCTCGTCGCCTGGGCCGCCGCCCAGCCGTGGGCTCACGGGCTGCGCGGCATCGTGACGCTGGCCGGGGTGCTCGACCTGGGCCACGGGGCGCAGACCGGCGTGGGTGGCAGCGCCATCAGCGACTTCCTCGGCGGCGGGCCAACCGATGCCCCCACGGCGTACGCCGCCGCCGACCCGTTCAGGCTCGCACCCGGCATACCCGCGCTGGTCGTGCACGCCCACGACGACGACGTGGTGCCCTTCGACCAGAGCCAGCGGTATGCCGCGGCGCACCACGGGCCCAACGTGCGCCTGGCTCCGGTGGGCAGTGGGGGCCACTACGGGTTGATCGACCCGGAGAACCCGGCGTTCGCGCAGGTCCTCGCCGCGGTCGACCTGCTCGCCTCCTAGGCTGGCGGCATGCCCGACGCCACCCACGACCTGTCCCAGGTCCGTCTCCACGTGGTCACCGGCAAGGGCGGCACGGGCAAGACCACCGTCGCCGCCGCGCTCGCGCTCGCCCTCGCGCGCCAGGGCAAGCGGGTGCTGCTCGCCGAGGTCGAGGGACGCCAGGGGATCTCGCAGACGTTCGACGTGCCGCCGCTGGGACACACCGAGACGCGCATCCTGACCGACCGCAGCGGTGGACAGCTCTGGGCGATCTCGGTCGACGCCAAGGACTCGCTGCGCGAGTACCTCCAGAAGTTCTACAAGGTCGGCAAGGCGATGACGGTGCTCGACCGGTTCGGCGCGGTCGACTTCGCCACGACGATCGCCCCGGGCGTGCGCGACGTCCTGCTGATCGGCAAGGTCTACGAGGCCGCGGGACGACGCACCGGCAAGGGGCCCACCGCCCCCGCGTATGACGCGGTCGTCCTCGACGCGCCTCCGACCGGGCGCGTCGTGCGGTTCCTCAACGTCAACGCCGAGGTGGCGGATGTCGCGAAGGTGGGCCCGATCCGCTCCCAGGCCGACTCGATCACCAGGATGCTGCGCAGCCACACCACCGCGGTGCACGTCGTCACCCTGCTCGAGGAGATGCCCGTCCAGGAGACGGTGGACGCCCTGGCCGAGCTGCGCCGCACCGAGCTCCCGCTGGGCGCCATCGTCGTCAACCAGCTGCGTGACCCACTGCTGACCGACAAGGCCTTCACGGCGGTGCGCAGCCGGCGGCGGGCCCCCCTGGTCGAGGGGGTCTCGGCAGACCTCGCGGGGGTCGGCATCCGCGCCACGAACGGCATGGTCGCCGGGCTGCTCGCGGACGCCGCGAACCACGCCGACCGGGTCGCCCTCGAGCGCGAGCAGGATGCGATCCTCGAGCAGGAGGGGCGGCTGATGATCCGGCTGCCCTTCCTCGCGGAGGGGACCGAAGGCGGCGGCATCACCGTGCTGGCGCAGTCGCTCGACGAGCAGGGGATGGTCTGATGGCCTCCCGCACCACAGGCCGCACGTCGGGCCGCACCACCGCCCACCCAGCCGCCTCCCACCCCTCCGGACAGCCCGCCACGTTGGACCTGGCCGCCCTGCTCACCGACCCGCAGACCAAGATCGTCGTCTGCTGCGGCGCGGGCGGGGTGGGCAAGACGACGACGGCCGCGGCACTGGGGCTGTGGGCGGCAGAGCACGGCCGCAGGGTCGTCGTCCTGACCATCGACCCGGCCCGCCGGCTCGCCCAGTCGCTCGGCCTGTCCGAGCTCGACAACACCCCGCGCCCCGTGGTCGGCGTCGGCGGCAGCAGCAGCGGCTCTGGCGGCTCGCTCGACGCGATGATGCTCGACATGAAGCGAACCTTCGACGAGGTGGTCGAGCAGCACGCGGCCCCCGACAAGGCCGCCCAGATCCTCGCCAACCCCTTCTACCAGGCGGTCTCCAGCTCGTTCGCGGGCACCCAGGAGTACATGGCGATGGAGAAGCTCGGCCAGCTCCGCGCGGAGGCCGGTCGCGACGGCCGCTGGGACCTCATCGTCGTCGACACTCCCCCGTCGCGGTCGGCGCTGGACTTCCTCGACGCCCCGAAGCGGCTCGGGTCGTTCCTCGACGGCCGCTTCATCCGGCTGCTGTCGGCGCCGGCCAAGGCGGGTGGCCGCGCCGGCTTCAAGGTCTTCAGCGTCGGGGTCAACGTCGTCACCAGCACCCTGTCCAAGGTGCTGGGCGGCCAGCTCCTCCAGGACGTGCAGACGTTCGTCGCGGCTCTCGACACGATGTTCGGGGGCTTCCGCGAGCGCGCCGACCAGACCTACGCCCTGCTCAAGGACTCGGAGACCGCGTTCGTGGTGGTGGCCGCGCCCGAGCGGGACGCCCTGCGCGAGGCCTCCTTCTTCGCCGGCCGCCTCGACGAGGAGGGTATGCCGCTGGCCGGCCTCGTCGTGAACCGGATCCAGCGCGTGGCCGCCCCCGCCCTGACGGCCGCCCGGGCCCTGGCGGCAGCGGAGCAGCTCGCTGACGCCGACGAGCCGAGTCCGACGGCCGCGACCACCGAGGGCCTGTTGCGCCTGCACGCGTCCCTGGCCGAGACCGCCGCGCGGCAGGAGCGACTGACGGCCCGGTTCACCGCCGGGCACCCCGGCATACCCGGCGTGGAGGTCCCGGCATCCGCCCAGGACATCCACGACCTCGACGGCCTGCGGGAGATCGCCGCCGCCCTGACCGCCTCGAGCTGACTCGGAATCGGTCCGCGCCAGCGCCCGGGAACGACGAAGTCCCTGACCCCCGGGGGTGGGTCAGGGACTTCGGTCCGGGCCGACAGCGCTCAGGCGCTCGCGGCCTCGGTCGGGGTCTGGTTGCGGGCCGAGGCGAACAGGGCGGCCCACGAGGCGATGTTGGGTCGGCGCTTGAGCAGGGCCCGGCGCTCACGCTCGGTCATCCCACCCCAGACGCCGAACTCGGTGCGGTTGTCGAGGGCATCCGCGAGGCACTCCGCGATGACCGGACACCGCTGGCAGACGACCTTGGCGGTCTGCTGCGCGGCACCCTGGACGAACAGGGCATCAGGGTCGGACGTGGAGCAGGAGCCCATGGGCGCCCAGTCATCCATCCACCCCGTTCCGGCGGCCTGCCCGCCGGGTCGCGCTGGTGCGATCGTCATCTCAGTGCCTCCAGATGCTGCTGATTCAGACGCAACACTCTGCGTCTTATGTCCGTATCGACGTTTGAAAACGATAGGAAGGGAAGCCACCTTCACGACATGGCCCATTCGTGTAGTTCTGCGATGGCCAAAGGGACTAGTCATTCCGAGCCATCCCGTCCCGGCTCGATGGGGTCGTGATCAAACGCGGCAAATGGGGACGACCGCCCACAATCCGAATGGCCCACGCTTCGGAAACGGCCCACCCCATGTTCGGCAGTTACCCTGTGGCCATGCACGAACGCGCCACCGACCTCGGTAAAGTTGTCAGCCTGCTCGGAGCCTTCGTCGCCACGGCGATGGTGGCGGGCATCCTGGCAGCCGGTCTGCTCATCCCTCTGGCCTTCGCCACGGGGCGCACGGCCGCCGGTGGGGTGAAGATGTTCGACGACCTCCCGGGTGAGTTCACCGCGGCCCAGCTGACGCAGCAGTCCACCATCAAGGACGCGCGCGGCGGGATCCTGGCGACCCCGCAGCAGGAGAACCGGATCATCGTCAGCCTCAAGGACGTCGCGCCGATCATGCAGAAGGCGCAGATCGCCATCGAGGACAGCCGCTTCTACGAGCACGGTGGCGTCGACCCCCGCGGCATCCTGCGAGCGGTGGCGTCCAACGCGCAGGGCGGTGGCACCCAGGGTGCGTCCACGCTCACGCAGCAGTACGTCAAGCTCACGCTGCAGGAGAACGCCCTGCGCAACAACGACGAGCAGGGCGCCCTGGCCGCGGTCCGCAAGAGCGCTGCGCGCAAGATCCAGGAGATCAAGTACGCGGTCACGCTCGAGAAGGAGATGACCAAGGACCAGATCCTGCAGGGCTACCTCAACCTGGCCTACTACGGCGACCTGGCCTACGGCATCGAAGCCGCCTCGCAGCACTACTTCAGCATCCCCGCCAAGAAGCTGAACCTTGCTCAGGCGGCTCTGCTGGCCGGGCTCGTGCAGAACCCGGGCAAGACGGACCCGCGCAACAACCCCGAGAAGGCCCAGGCCCGCCGCGACGTCGTCCTGGACCGGATGCGCGTCCTCAACATCATCAGCGACAAGGAGCTCAAGGCGGCCAAGGCGATCCCGGTCAAGAAGATGCTCCACCTGAAGAACCCCCTGAGCAACTGCGCCGCGTCCTCCGAGCCGTACTTCTGCAACTACGTGATGGCCTACCTCAAGGACACCAGCAACCACGCCCTCGACGCCCTCGGCAAGTCCGAGCCGGAGCGGGTCAAGAACATCACCGGCGGCGGCCTGACGATCCAGACCACCCTCGACCCGGTCGTGCAGCAGATGGCGCTCAAGGAGCTGACCCAGCGGGTGCCGATCGGCAACACGGCACTCCCGCGGGCCAAGGGCGACACGTCCAAGAGCGGCAGGACCCGGTTCGTGGGTGCGGCCGCGAGCATCGTCGAGCCGGGGACGGGCCGGATCATCGCCATGGTCCAGAACACCAGCTTCCCGAGGTCCAGCAAGGACACCGGTGTCGCCTTCAACCAGGTCAACCTGAACGTCGACAGCAAGTACGGCGGCACGGTCGGCCAGCACTTCGGTTCCACGGCCAAGATGTATGCCATCGTGACCGCGCTGGAGCACGGCCTGGCGGTCAACGGCACGGTCCCGTCCAAGTACGCCAACAAGAAGGTCCCGGCCCTGTACACCCCCCAGGAGCAGGGGCCCTGTGGCTCCCAGGACGTGTGGAAGGTGCGGAACGACGAGTCGATCGGGGGCAAGCCGATCCCGTTCCGGACGGCCACCGCGAACTCGGTCAACACGGCATTCGCCTCGCTCGTGCTCAAGCTCGGCGTGTCCAACGTGCGCAGGACGATGACCACGATGGGCCTGCACCAGGGCAACGGTGCTCCGATCGAGTGCTACCCCTCCCCGGTGACGCTGGGCTCGTCCGACGCCACCCCGCTGACCCTGGCTGCCTCGTACGCCACGCTGGCCGCGGACGGCAAGTACTGCCCGCCCGACCCCATCCTCTCGATCACCACCGCAGACAAGAAGCCGCTGAAGATCGGCACCAACCCCTGCAAGCAGGTCATCGACAAGGACATCGCGCGCGGCACGACCGAGCTCCTCAAGGAGGTCATCAAGAACGGCACCGGCAAGGCGGCCTCGCTCGGCAGCCGTCCCGCCGCCGGCAAGACGGGCACGACGGAGGACAACGCCGAGGGCTGGTTCATCGGATACACCGCGCAGCTCGCGACGGCGGTCTGGATCGGCACCCCCGACAGCCAGTCCAGCCTGCGCAACCTGACCCTCGGAGGCCGCAGCTACGGCGACATCTTCGGTGGCACGCTGTCCGCGCCCACCTGGCGGGCCATCATGCTCGGAGCATCGGTGGGCATGCCTGAACGCCCGTTCGGGGACCCCAGCCAGAAGGTGCTCAACGGCGACCGCATCTCGGTGCCGTACGTGAGCGGCCTGTCGGTCGCCGACGCCACGACGCAGCTGAAGAACGCAGGGTTCCTGGTCCAGGTGGCCGGGCAGACCGGCAGCAATCTCGCTCAGGGCCTGGTGGTCTACACCGACCCGAGCGGCACGGCGCTGCGCGGGTCGACGATCGGGCTCTACCTCTCGTCCGGCTACACGCCTGCCCCGCCGCCGGCCCAGACTCCGACACCGGCGCAGACGCAGACGCAGACTCCCACGCCATCGCAGACGAAGCCAGGGCGCAAGAAGAAGCACTGATCACCGAGGGCGTCGAGCGAACGGGTCGCGGTCACCTGTCCGCTCGGGTGTTGCCTCAGATGTGGCCTCAGGCGGTGGTGAGGGCGGTCCGCACGGCGGCGGCGACGCGCCCACCGTCGGCGCGGCCGGCCACGACGGCCTGGGCGACCTTCATGACCTGGCCGAGCTGCGGCATACCGGTGGCACCGGTCTGCTCGACGGCAGCGGCCACGATCGTGGCGAGCTCGTCGTCGGAGAGCTGGGCGGGCAGGTAGGCCTCGAGCACGAGCAGCTCGGCCTCCTCCTTGGCGGCGAGCTCCGGGCGCGAGGCGTCGGCATAGGCGGCCGCGGCTTCCTTGCGTTTCTTGGCCTCCTTGGCGAGCACCTTCAGCACCTCGTCGTCACTGAGCTCACGGGACGCCGTGCCGGAGACCTCTTCGTTGGTGATGGCGGTCAGCGCCAGGCGCAGGGTGCCCGAACGCACCTGGTCCCGGGCGCGGATGGCGTCGGTGAGATCGCTCTGGACGGTGGCCTTGAGGCTCTGCTCGGTCATGGGTCCAGTCTCTCAGGCAGCGGCTGTCCGACCTACTGACATTTCGCCTGCACGCCAGTCGTTTGCAAGGATGGCGGCGATGAACACGATCCTGGGCGCTGCTGCAGGCGTCGCCGCGCTGGGCGTGGGCGGCGTGGCCTACGCGAGCCTGGTGGAGCGGAACTGGTTCGCGCTGCGAAGGTTCGACGTGCCCGTGCTGGCCCCGGGAGCGGCCCCGCTGCGCGTCCTGCACATCTCCGACCTGCACCTCGTGCCACGCCAGCGCCGTCGGATCGAGTGGGTGCGAGGCCTGGCCGCCCTGGAGCCCGACCTCGTCGTGAACACCGGTGACAACCTCGCCGCACTCGACGCCGTCCCGGGCGCGCTGGAGGCGATGGAGCCGTTGTTCGCCTTCCCCGGCGTGTTCGTCATGGGGTCGAACGACTACTACGCCCCGGTGCCCAAGAACCCCGCGCGCTACCTCACCCGGGGCCACGCCCAGGCGCCACCCGGGCGCGTGGACCTGCCGATCGAGGACCTGCGCGCGGGCATGCGCGATGGTGGCTGGGTCGACCTCGACAACGTGCGCACCAAGCTCACGGTGAGGGGCGCCGAGGTCGAGTTCGTGGGGACCGACGACGCCCACCTGCGCAAGGACAGGTATGCCGCGGTGGCCGGCCCCGCGTCCGCGGACGTCGACCTGACGGTCGGCGTCACGCACGCGCCCTACCAGCGGGTCCTCGACCCGATGGCGGCCGACGGGGCGCAGCTGCTGATCGCGGGACACACCCACGGCGGGCAGCTCGTGGTGCCGTTCTACGGGGCGCTGGTCACCAACTGCGACCTGCCGACCGACCGCGCCAAAGGGGTCTCGCGCTGGTGGCCGGGGGCAGGGTCGACGCCCTCCTCGGCCGCTCCGGCGGACGCCGCCTGGCTGCACGTGTCGGCCGGCCTGGGCACCTCGCCCTACGCCCCGGTGCGGTTCGCCTGCCGGCCCGAGGCGACGCTGCTGACCCTGACGCCCGCCGACGCCTGAGCAGGCGCAACCACGGGCGCGACCGCGTGCCGGCCAGGGGCGCGACCGCGTCCCGGCCACGGGGGCATACCGATTGGGAGGGGCCGGGTCGGGTGGGCTATCCTTCACTGTCGCTGCTCCCGTCGAACTGGCGTGGGTGGCGATTGCCACGGGGTGTGGCGCAGCTTGGTAGCGCGCTTCGTTCGGGACGAAGAGGCCGCAGGTTCAAATCCTGTCACCCCGACGCAATGAGGGCGGTTGCTCGACGGAGTCGAGGCAACCGCCCTTCTGCGTCCGGGGACAGGATGCTGGGAGCCGGAGCGCACGGCTGAGGCACGAAGCCGGACGCAACGGCGGCTCCTGTCGCCCCGACCAGCACGTTTCCGCAGTTCAGAGCCACCTTGGTCCTTCGCCCGCTGAGCCTTTGCCGCGTCGGTGTAGCTGCGGCGGTCGCCGCTGGTCAGGTCCACGTCGTCGGTGAACGGGGTCAGAAGGGCGCGCGGCCACATGCGTTTGGCGAGCACGACGTTGAGCTCCACCGACATCGTGATGGCAAAAGCCGTGACATAGAGCCACGCCAGCAGCCCAAGGACAAGACCAAAGACTCCGTTGACAGCGCTGGCGTGCTTGAGCACATGGCCCACGAGCAGGGCGCCGAAGATCTGGAGGAGCTGCCAGGCGACGGCGGCAGTCAACGCCCCCGGCGCCGACTGCCGCCAGCTGACGTCCCGAGCCGTCGCGACGCGGAAGGCCAACAGGAAGACGCCGCGTTGACCACGACCGAGACGAGGATGAGCACGACCTTCAGCCCGAGGCCCACGGAAGTCGCTCCGAAGGACCCAGCAGCCGAACCCACCGCGGACAGAACCGTGGTGGCGACCACCGCAACACCCGCGGTACCCAGCAGCACGAGGCTGCGAACCCGCGACAGGATCGGGTTGGGTCGCCGGTTCCTCGGCACGGCCCAGGCAACGTTCATCAGGTTCTGCACCGCTTGGGCCACGCCCAAGGCCCCGTAGAGGGAGCCCAGCACACCAACGAGGACCCCGATCCCGCTCCCGCGAAGTCCGGTGCCGCGAAGCTGCGAACCAATGACGGGGAACTGGCTCAGCGTCGAGGTCAGGATCTCGAGCTGGAGGCGCGGGTTCCCCTGCAACGCGAACCCCAGCAGCGACGAGAGCAGCAGGAGCAGGGGAAACAGCGATACCAACGCGTAGTACGCGACCAAGGCCGCTAAGTAGCTGCCCTGGTCATCGAAGAACTTGTACGCCACGGCGATCGGCACCGCCAGCCAGCGCCGTCGCCGTTGGAAGCGGTCCAGGGACTCAACCACCCTCACCGCCGAATCGTAAGCCCGGCCAGCACGTCAGCCAACGACATCCCAAACATCGCGTTTGCGCAGGTCAGAGGGGTAACACGTGACGCGAAAAATCTCTCCACGTTCTCAGGTTTATCCAAGGTTCATTCTGGTAAATGTCCCTCCTGAGGGCCGGCTGCGGCCCAGGAGGAGGCTGCGGAAATGGGTGGCGTGAAGTCCATCTGGGCAATGGTGCAGGGAGACCCCGTGTTCATGCGTCGGGTCAACGGCTGGCTGGCCGTCTTCTGGATAGTCATGATCCCGATCTCGTTGATGATGGGCTGGCTGAACTCGGTCGTCTACGTGTCCGCCCTCTCCCTCTGGGCCCTGGTCTCCGGCCATTGGTCCGCATGGCAAGCCGCCCGCGTCGAGGTCAAGCAGCAGGAGGACGCGGAGAAGGCCCAGGAGGACGACATTCCTGAAGCCGTCGCCGAGAAGGTGATCGAGAAGACCGACCTCCAGCCGTCAACCTAGAGCCCTGCATCCGGCGCCTAGGCGTCCGGCCCTAGGCGTCTGCACCTACCCGCGCGCGGGTCTCGCGCGGCGCCGACACCTGCTCCGCGGACCGCGCCTCGGCCCGCTGAAGGGACCTCACGACCAGTGTCGCGAGGGCGGTCGTGGCCGGCACCGCGAGGACGAGTCCGATGCCGCTGGCCATCGTCCGGACGATCTCCTCGCTGATGTCAGCGCTGGTCAGGATCCGTGACACCGGCTGGTTCACCAGGCTGATCAGGAGCAGCACCGGAAGTGCCGCGCCGGCATACGCGAAGACGACGGTGTAGACGGTGGACGCGATGTGGTCACGCCCGATGCGCATGGCCTGTCGGTAGAGGCGCAACGGCGGCAGGTGCGGCGCCGCGTCGTACAGCTCCCACACCGCCGAGCTCTGCGTGATCGTCACGTCGTTGAGGATGCCGAGGCCGGCCAGGATGATCCCGCAGGTGAGCAGGTTGCGCAGGTCGAGCTGCTGGGCCGCCTGCTGCAGGGCCGCGTTGTCATCGCTGCTCACGCCATTGAGGTGCGCCCACGCGACCG
This region includes:
- a CDS encoding Crp/Fnr family transcriptional regulator; translation: MDHDVVKKAPLFAALDDEASTTLMASMTQSRLERGDVLFHEGDQGDRLYVIREGKIKLGRRSADGRENLVAILGPGEMFGELSLFDPGPRTMTATAVAETQLLGIGNDDLNGLLEGRPGVAKVLLAALAQRLRRTNENLADLVFTDVPGRVAKALLDLSARFGRPVEEGVLVAHDLTQEELAQLVGASRETVNKALADFATRGWLRLEARAVLLLDVERLQRRAR
- a CDS encoding MBL fold metallo-hydrolase, with translation MTPAQAPAPSAAFGDWHGGQVTARALCVLCPNPSPMTLDGTNTWVLLEPGSTEAIVIDPGPLDEGHLQSVLRAVSARGARVAQTILTHGHADHAEGAGRFAELSGAPTRAVGRGHDDLAHGDVVTAGGLELRVVATPGHTSDSLSFALAADHALLTGDTVLGRGTTVVAHPDGELAAYLASLERIAHLTGDGEVTAILPGHGPVVPDAAAMVAFYRLHRAERLEQVRQALADGAAAAPDVVQAVVERVYADVPREVWPAAAMSVAAQLDYLSARS
- a CDS encoding NUDIX hydrolase, whose translation is MVRREFPVADSPSLRARADSWLSAPDPAGPVEPKLAATVMFVRDWASQGQSGVEVFMLRRVATMEFAPRMMVFPGGGVDPRDADPGLPWAGPTPAEWAARLEVDEETARELVAAAVREVFEESGVLLAGPTPDEVIADVSGAHWHERRRRLLQREASLSEVLREHDLLLRSDLLGYRAHWITPEFEARRYDTRFFSAAVPEGQRADDDTTEADLADWVRPADLLAAWRDGAALMLPPTVVAVEEVAAATSAAAFIAERPVVAPVQPELVDTGNGLVMVAELPR
- a CDS encoding RidA family protein, encoding MSAVEDRLAELGLTVPEVAKPVAAYVPAVQDGRRIYTSGQLPMVSGALVQTGKVGDGHGLVPPEDAKKLAEICALNAIAAVKSIVGDLDKVTQVVKLVGFVASDPGFTGQPGVINGASELMGKAFGDAGIHARSAVGVAVLPLDAPVEVEIVVALADE
- a CDS encoding DUF4177 domain-containing protein — its product is MNKWEYATVPLIVHATKQILDQWGEDGWELVQVLTGPDGNGLVAYLKREKA
- a CDS encoding alpha/beta hydrolase family protein gives rise to the protein MASHRDPIQVLDEVAAPPTRTTDYGDDPAQVYDVRLPQRATRKLTVVVVHGGFWRPEYDRTHASRQAQAFADAGYPTASLEYRRAGMPGGGWPGTADDVAAAITAVRRDPDLGHPPVLVGHSAGGQLVAWAAAQPWAHGLRGIVTLAGVLDLGHGAQTGVGGSAISDFLGGGPTDAPTAYAAADPFRLAPGIPALVVHAHDDDVVPFDQSQRYAAAHHGPNVRLAPVGSGGHYGLIDPENPAFAQVLAAVDLLAS
- a CDS encoding ArsA-related P-loop ATPase; its protein translation is MPDATHDLSQVRLHVVTGKGGTGKTTVAAALALALARQGKRVLLAEVEGRQGISQTFDVPPLGHTETRILTDRSGGQLWAISVDAKDSLREYLQKFYKVGKAMTVLDRFGAVDFATTIAPGVRDVLLIGKVYEAAGRRTGKGPTAPAYDAVVLDAPPTGRVVRFLNVNAEVADVAKVGPIRSQADSITRMLRSHTTAVHVVTLLEEMPVQETVDALAELRRTELPLGAIVVNQLRDPLLTDKAFTAVRSRRRAPLVEGVSADLAGVGIRATNGMVAGLLADAANHADRVALEREQDAILEQEGRLMIRLPFLAEGTEGGGITVLAQSLDEQGMV
- a CDS encoding ArsA family ATPase, whose amino-acid sequence is MASRTTGRTSGRTTAHPAASHPSGQPATLDLAALLTDPQTKIVVCCGAGGVGKTTTAAALGLWAAEHGRRVVVLTIDPARRLAQSLGLSELDNTPRPVVGVGGSSSGSGGSLDAMMLDMKRTFDEVVEQHAAPDKAAQILANPFYQAVSSSFAGTQEYMAMEKLGQLRAEAGRDGRWDLIVVDTPPSRSALDFLDAPKRLGSFLDGRFIRLLSAPAKAGGRAGFKVFSVGVNVVTSTLSKVLGGQLLQDVQTFVAALDTMFGGFRERADQTYALLKDSETAFVVVAAPERDALREASFFAGRLDEEGMPLAGLVVNRIQRVAAPALTAARALAAAEQLADADEPSPTAATTEGLLRLHASLAETAARQERLTARFTAGHPGIPGVEVPASAQDIHDLDGLREIAAALTASS
- a CDS encoding WhiB family transcriptional regulator — protein: MTIAPARPGGQAAGTGWMDDWAPMGSCSTSDPDALFVQGAAQQTAKVVCQRCPVIAECLADALDNRTEFGVWGGMTERERRALLKRRPNIASWAALFASARNQTPTEAASA